DNA sequence from the Acidothermus cellulolyticus 11B genome:
TCCGATTCTCGTACACGTGTATGTGGACGGCCGGTTTGCCGGCCTCGGCCGGGCGGACGGCAACCGGCCGGATGTGGCCGCGGCGTTTCCCGGATACGGTGCGGCGCACGGCTTTGACGTGACCGTGCCGGTCAGCTACGGCGGTCGTCACCAGGTCTGCGTGTACTCGATTAACGTCGGTGTCGGTTCGGTGAATCCGCTGCTCGGTTGCCGGACGGTGACGCTGCCTACCGGGGTGCCGTTTGGTTCACTGGACACTGCGGTCGGCGGTTCGGGAACCATCCACGTCACCGGTTGGGCGATTGATCCGGACGTCGTCACCCCGATTGTGGTGCACATTTATGTGGACGGCCGCGGCGCCGTAGCGCTCACCGCGAACGGCTATCGCCCGGATGTTGCAGCGGCATTTACCGGATACGGATCCGCGCATGGTTTTGCCGGCGACGTCGGCGCTTCGCCGGGTACTCACCTGGTGTGCGCGTACGGCATCAATGTCGGGCCGGGTAACGTGAATCCGCTGTTCCGGTGCCTGCGGGTGACCGTGCGCTGACCGGCTTCGCCGGCTGCCGGTGCGGCCGCGGCCCGCCGCGCTGATTGCCGGTAAGATGCCGCCCTGGACACCGTCAGGCGGCGAGGAGCGGATGAGCGCAACCGGAGGTCCACGACGGCGTGTGCTCGTCGTGACGAGCGACCCGCTGCAGGTGAAAATGGCCGGGCCGGGAATTCGTGCCTGGCACATCGCGAAAATCCTCGGCGCCGAACACGACGTGAAACTCCGGAGCACCTCGGGCTGCTCCTTGTCCGGTGAGGGTTTCGACGCGGGCGCGACAGCGACGGCGGCCGAGGTGCGCGCCCTCGTCGAGTGGGCGGACATTCTCGTCGTCCACGGTGACGCCGTGCATGCCTACCCGTTCATCCGGGAGAGCGGGAAAATCCTGGTCGCCGACTTGTACGACCCGTTCCACCTCGAACAACTGGAACAGACCCGATGGCACGACCGGCCGGGGCGTGACCATCTCATCGCCGCGGCGACGGCCGTCATCGATGAGCTGTGCCTCCGCGGCGATTTCTTTCTCTGCGCGAGTGAACGGCAGCGCGCGTTCTGGCTGGGACATCTCGCCGCGCTCGGCCGGGTCAACGTGGCGTCGTACGACGCGGACGCCACGCTGCACACGTTGTTCGGAATCGTGCCGTTCGGTATTCCGGAGCAGCCGCCGGTCCGCCGGCGCCGGGCGTTGAAAGGGACTCATCCCGGCATCGGCCCGGACGACACGGTCATTCTCTGGGGCGGTGGCATTTACGAATGGTTCGACCCGCTCACCGTGATCCGCGCGGTCGGTGAGCTCGCACCCACGCATCCGGCGGTCCGATTGTTCTTCCTCGGCATGCGCCATCCGCATCCCGGCGTACCCGAAATGCCGAAGGCCCGGCAGGCCCGCGAACTCGCCGATGCTCTCGGGCTTACCGGGTCGCACGTTTTCTTCAATGATTCCTGGGTGGATTACGCCGACCGCGCCGATTATCTGCTCGACGCCGATATCGGGGTGAGCTGCCACCTGGAATCGGTGGAAACAGAATTCTCGTTCCGCACCCGGATGCTGGATTACCTGTGGGCCGGGCTGCCGATGGTCGCGACCCGCGGCGACGTTTTCGCCGATTTGATTGAGAAACACCGTCTTGGGGCGACGGTCGCCCCG
Encoded proteins:
- a CDS encoding glycosyltransferase, whose translation is MSATGGPRRRVLVVTSDPLQVKMAGPGIRAWHIAKILGAEHDVKLRSTSGCSLSGEGFDAGATATAAEVRALVEWADILVVHGDAVHAYPFIRESGKILVADLYDPFHLEQLEQTRWHDRPGRDHLIAAATAVIDELCLRGDFFLCASERQRAFWLGHLAALGRVNVASYDADATLHTLFGIVPFGIPEQPPVRRRRALKGTHPGIGPDDTVILWGGGIYEWFDPLTVIRAVGELAPTHPAVRLFFLGMRHPHPGVPEMPKARQARELADALGLTGSHVFFNDSWVDYADRADYLLDADIGVSCHLESVETEFSFRTRMLDYLWAGLPMVATRGDVFADLIEKHRLGATVAPGDVRGFTEALRRLIDDVQYRRECRERTAGVADQYRWPAVLQPLVAFCRSPRRAPDLVDPLTARRLARASRRVAREVEGWRRDLDVLTAHYQLGGLRRLAARVRRRITDRR